One genomic segment of Gadus chalcogrammus isolate NIFS_2021 chromosome 3, NIFS_Gcha_1.0, whole genome shotgun sequence includes these proteins:
- the LOC130380069 gene encoding neuropeptide Y receptor type 2-like: LSPSGPPEGGDDAGVLESMLLWTLREPATIALTLMYCASFALGFAGNLMSLHVLTGRGSRRRRLSGVSATRSLLVNLAVCDLAVVCVCMPVTLGIQIYRAWVYGDLLCRAVPFTQAVSVSASVLTLTVISVNRYYSVRSPLRARSLFTRRRTWATVGAVWAASSAMCAPLAVMNRRREVSFGSFSILVCQEEWPQPRLKQGYNVVLFVALYCLPVTFNLIISFLTGRRLWAGRKSTFSDLDPRSQALHNSRLKMRQKIAKMVVCLVLLFAVSWLPLYLADLWIDREERPPSWLLQTRPFVQWLGLTNSSLNPICYCFIGNIYRSARVLRTRYCKKAAALFPSASLNHSPATTTVDATLVTSDRGHVAAAATGGTSLAGVPGLLGLARGRGLGIRLGLGLGKRRGAAGDHRLSADGSRGSEPSVSDWYQSSPSVCGADGVGSPADGPLQGLRCPGLYGASSLPARRHSENGRTEELPLQVQSVEYDTLPERRHSGDTSVCL, translated from the exons ctctccccctccggcccccctgAGGGGGGCGACGACGCGGGGGTCCTGGAGAGCATGCTGCTGTGGACCCTCCGCGAGCCCGCCACCATCGCCCTCACGCTCATGTACTGCGCGTCCTTCGCGCTGGGCTTCGCCGGGAACCTCATGTCCCTGCACGTGCTGACGGGCCGCGGCAGCCGGCGGCGGCGCCTGTCCGGGGTCAGCGCCACGCGCAGCCTGCTGGTCAACCTGGCGGTGTGCGACCTGGccgtggtgtgcgtgtgcatgcccGTCACCCTGGGCATCCAGATCTACCGGGCGTGGGTGTACGGCGACCTGCTGTGCCGCGCCGTGCCCTTCACGCAGGCCGTGTCCGTGTCGGCCAGCGTGCTCACGCTGACGGTGATCAGCGTGAACCGCTACTACAGCGTGCGCTCGCCGCTGCGCGCCCGCTCCCTGTTCACCCGCCGCCGCACGTGGGCCACGGTGGGCGCGGTGTGGGCGGCGTCGTCCGCCATGTGCGCGCCGCTGGCCGTCATGAACCGCCGCCGCGAGGTCAGCTTCGGGAGCTTCTCCATCCTGGTGTGCCAGGAGGAGTGGCCGCAGCCCAGGCTCAAGCAGGG GTACAACGTGGTTCTGTTCGTGGCCCTCTACTGCCTGCCAGTCACGTTTAACCTCATCATCAGCTTCCTCACCGGCAggcgtctctgggcgggcaggAAGTCGACCTTCTCCGATCTGGATCCCCGGAGCCAAGCGCTGCACAACTCCCGCCTCAAGATGCGCCAGAAGATCGCCAAGATGGTGGTGTGTCTGGTGCTGCTGTTCGCCGTGTCCTGGCTGCCCCTCTACCTGGCCGACCTCTGGATCGACCGCGAGGAGAGGCCCCCGTCCTGGCTCCTCCAGACCCGTCCCTTCGTCCAGTGGCTGGGCCTCACCAACTCCAGCCTCAACCCCATCTGCTACTGCTTCATCGGTAACATCTACCGCTCGGCCAGGGTCCTACGGACGCGCTACTGCAAGAAGGCGGCCGCCCTTTTCCCCTCGGCCTCGCTCAACCACTCCCCCGCCACGACCACCGTCGACGCCACCCTCGTCACGTCGGACCGCGGCCACGTCGCCGCGGCGGCGACGGGCGGCACGTCGTTGGCCGGCGTGCCCGGGCTGCTGGGCCTGGCTCGCGGCCGGGGACTGGGGATCAGGCTGGGGCTCGGgctggggaagaggagaggggcggCCGGGGACCACCGCCTCAGCGCGGACGGCAGCCGGGGGTCGGAGCCCAGCGTCTCCGACTGGTACCAGTCCAGCCCCAGCGTGTGTGGGGCGGACGGGGTGGGCTCCCCGGCCGACGGGCCCCTCCAGGGCCTCCGGTGCCCGGGGCTGTACGGCGCCTCTTCGCTGCCTGCGAGAAGACATTCTGAGAACGGGAGAACGGAGGAGTTACCCCTGCAGGTGCAGTCTGTGGAGTACGACACATTGCCGGAGAGGAGGCATTCGGGGGACACATCTGTTTGCTTATAG